A stretch of DNA from Streptomyces rubradiris:
TAACGCCGACCGACGGCCCGCGCAGGGCGAGTTCGCGCCGCCGAAGACGGTCACACCGGCGCTGCCCGCCGTCGAGACGTTCGCCGATCTCGCCATGCCGGCGCCGCTGCTGGCCACGCTCGCCAAGGAAGGCGTGACCGTACCGTTCCCGATCCAGGCGGCGACCCTGCCGAACTCCCTGGCCGGCCGTGACGTACTCGGTCGTGGCCGTACCGGGTCGGGCAAGACCCTCGCCTTCGGCCTGGCGGCGCTGGCCCGTACGGCGGGCCGGCGTGCCGAGCCGCGCCGGCCGCTGGCCCTGGTCCTCGTCCCCACCCGGGAACTGGCCCAGCAGGTCACCGACGCGCTCGCGCCCTACGCCCGCTCCGTGAGCCTGCGGCTCGCCACCGTCGTCGGCGGGATGTCCATCGGCAGGCAGGCCGGTGCGCTGCGGACCGGCGCGGAGGTCGTCGTCGCGACGCCCGGCCGGCTCAAGGATCTCATCGACCGGGGCGACTGCCGGCTGGACGACGTCGCCGTGACCGTCCTCGACGAGGCCGACCAGATGACCGACATGGGCTTCATGCCCCAGGTCACCGCCCTGCTCGACCAGGTGCGCCCGGACGGCCAGCGGCTGTTGTTCTCGGCCACCCTGGACCGCAACGTCGATCTGCTCGTCCGCCGCTACCTGACCGACCCGGTGGTGCACTCCGTCGACCCGTCGGCCGGTGCCGTCACCACGATGGAGCACCACGTACTCCACGTGCACGAGACGGACAAGCACCGCACCACCACGGAGATCGCGGCCCGGGACGGCCGGGTGATCATGTTCCTGGACACCAAGCACGCGGTGGACCGGCTGACCAAGCACCTGCTGAACAGCGGTGTCCGCGCCGCGGCCCTGCACGGTGGCCGATCCCAGCCGCAGCGCACCCGCACCCTGGCGCAGTTCAAGGACGGTCACGTCACCGTCCTGGTGGCCACCAACGTCGCGGCCCGCGGCATCCACGTCGACAGCCTCGACCTGGTCGTCAACGTGGACCCGCCCAGCGACCACAAGGACTACCTGCACCGCGGCGGCCGTACGGCCCGCGCCGGGGAGTCCGGCAGCGTCGTCACCCTGGTGACCCCCGGCCAGCGTCGCGGCATGACCCGGCTGATGGCCTCGGCCGGCATCACCCCGCGGATCACCCCGGTCCGATCGGGCGAGGCGGAGCTGACCCGCATCACCGGCGCCCAGGCGCCCTCCGGTATCCCGGTGGTCATCACCGCGCCGGTCGTGGAACGCCCCCGCCGCGCCTCGTCGCCGTCCCGGAACCGTAGGGGCGGCAGCGGCCAGGGCCGGCCCGCCGGCGCGGGAACGCGCCGCAGGGCGCAGCGGCGGCCCGGCAACGACTCGGCCGCCTAGCCCGGCGGGTTCCGGGAAGACCCTCGGTCTCCAGGGCCGCACGGGCCCCAGGCCGTCCCGCCTCTACCGAAGGAGACACCCTTGAGGCCAGCACGGACGCAGCACCGCATGCCGGACCCCGCCCCCGTGACCGCGGACGGGGACGTCGAAGGGCACGGGCCCCGGGTGTGGGACGGCATGACCGTCGAGGTGGCTCTGGCCGTCATGGCGGGCGCCCGGGTCGAGCACCTGACCGTGTGCGACGAGGACGACCGGAGCACGGGCCTGATCACCCGTGTCCGGCTCGCCGTGCTCCGCGACAGTTCCGCGTACACCGACCGGATCCGGCTGCGGGACGTCCTCGACGGATCGCTGCCCGAGCCCTGCGCCCGCCCCGATGACGTCGGTGAGCACGGCCGGAGTCCGGGCGTGCTCGCCCTCTCGCACTGATCCGCCTGGCCGGGCCGCCCCCTTCTCTTCCCCGACTTCTCCTCTGTGAGGCATCATGCGCTGTGTCATCGCCCGGTACCCGTTCGACCTGACCAGAACCGGGGTGCTGGACTCGATGAAGGGCGTCAGGCCCGAGCCCGTCACGGGCGCGTCCGTGACCATCGGACGCCGTCGCTACCCCGTCAAGCAGGTCGGCCGGGTCCTCACCCGGCAGGACCCGCGTGACTTCAGCGCCGGCGAGGTCACCCGGGCCATGACGCGCCTTGGCTTCACCTGCCACGACGTGCCCAGGGTCGCACCCGTGGGCGCGGCCGGACCCGATGCGCTCCGGACCGCGTCGGCACTGCTCGGCGGTCCCGGACCCGTGGCCGTATGACGACGGGCGGGAAACCGCCCTCGGTTTCCCGGTGGGGGCTCTTCCGACAGGTGTCGGAAGAGCCCCCACCGCTGTGTCGCCGTCCGCCCGGACACCGCGGGCCGGGCGAAGGGGCCCGGCCCGTGTCTCACCGGTCGGAGTAACTGAGGTCGCCCACGGACCACGCGCTGACGTCCTTGATGGCGACCCGGTACATGCCTCCCGTCTCCGGGATGCCGAGACTGCCCTGGAGGATGCGGGCGAGGTGGAAGTGCAGATGCGTGGGCGCCTCGTCACGGCCGGGCCGGGACCCTCGTGGGTCACGGGAGAAGACGCCCGCGAACGGGCCGAGACGGTCGGAGTCCTTCAGGACCTCCGCCACTCGCTCCCGCCACACGGCCTCGGGAGCCAACCGGCCGGTGATGACGGCGCCGCCGACGACCACGGTCAGCGACATCTGATTGCTTCGCTCGGACTCCACCGCGGCGGAGATGGCGACGAGCAGCTCATCAGGGTTAGACATGACAGCAGAGCTTATGCGGCCCGGCCGCCCCCGCACCGCCCGCGGGGCAGGAAGTGGTCGCACGGACGACCGGACGCGGGCGCCGACCCATCGGCGAGGAGTCGGTCACGCAAGGATTCATGTGCCGTCGAATGAGTAAACCTATTTTTGTCACTGTAGATAGTTGTCGCTGACAGGAGTACGTTTCTCTCGTGGACATGGTCGAGCGAGACCCGCCGGCCACGGACCGGCGGGTGGCAGCCTCCGCCCCGCCCGGCCGGACAGCGGAAACGGAAGGTCGGCACAGCAGCAGGGCCGGCAGATGGTTGAATTTCCTTCGGGGCCCTGGTGCCGTACGGCGCCAGGGCCCCTCTACGCGTTGCACAGCGAGGTGACATGACATCGGACAACCCTCTGAATGATCGTCTGGACGACGACGACTACCCCGCGTACACCATGGGCCGGGCAGCCGAGATGCTCGGTACCACCCCGGCCTTCCTGCGGGCCATCGGTGAGGCTCGGCTGATCACCCCGCTCCGCTCGGAAGGAGGACACCGCCGGTACTCCCGCTACCAACTGCGGATCGCCGCCCGCGCCCGCGAGCTCGTCGACAGAGGGACCCCGATCGAGGCCGCGTGCCGCATCGTCATCCTCGAGGACCAGCTCGAGGAAGCGCAGCGCATCAACGCCGAGTACCGCCGTGCCGCCGGCGAATCGGCGGGCAGCACCGGCTCCGGCTGACCCCACCCCGCCAGGGCCGCGCGACGGCGCTTTGCGACCCCGGGAACGGCTTCGGGCCTCGCACCGCGCCCAGTGCGGAAACCGCCAGGTCAACCGGGGCGCACTGAAGCCCAGCGCGCTGGAGACGGCGGAACTCCTGAACGACCTGGCGCAGTCGGCCCAGCACGCGGTCCTCGCCCGGCCCGACCCGCGCCTCGGCCGGCCTGCCGACCTGGTCGTCGCTCCGCGGGCGGGCACGCGCCCCACCCTGGAGCACGTCACCGGGCACCTGTGCGGCGAGGGCCTGGCGACCCGCACACTCCCCGAGCGGCTCGTCGTCGTGGACCGCTGCCCACGACCGCGACCGGCGAGATCGCCCGCGCCCGCCCGCCGTCAAGCCGCCAGTTGTCCGCGCAGTACCGTCTGCAACCCCACCAGGTTCGGGTTGGCCGAGTTGCGGTCCAGCCAGGTCATCGTGACCGCCGTGCGCAGGCGGGCGTCCTCCACCTCGATCACCGCGACCTCGCGGCGGTCCGCCTGGGCCCGCACAGCGACGTGCGGCAGCAGGGCGCAGCCCATCCCCGCGGCCACGCACGCGCCGAGGGTGCCGATGCTGGACACCTCCGCGACCGGTTCCTTGGCGGCGCCGGAGAAGGCGCCGTCGTACATCTCCCGGAAGCCGCAGCCCCGTTCGGTGGCCAGGAACGGCTCCTCGGCAAGGTCGGCGAGCGGTGCCCGGCCGCGCTCGGCCAGCGGATGGCCCGGTGGGACGATCACCACGAGCGGCTCCTCGGCGAGTGTCTCGGCCCGCAGCCCCGCGTCCGCCGGCGGGGCGCCGAAGGTCAGGCAGACGTCGACGTCACCGCGGCGCACCGCCTTGTACAGCTCCCCCCGGTTGCCCTGGGTGACGCGGACCCGCGCCTGCGGGTACAGCGAGCGGTAGCGCGCGAGCACGCCGGGCAGCAGATGCAGGCACACCGTCTCCAGCGCGCCCACCGCGACCTCCGCGCCGGGCCGGGACACCGCCCAGCGGGCCTCCTCCAGCAGCTTGAGGATGCGCTCGGTGTACTCCGACAGCACCATGCCCTGCGGGGTCAGCCGTACCCGCCGCTGGGACCGGTCGAGCAGGTCCACCCCCAGTTCGCGCTCCAGGGCCTGGATCTGGTCACTGACGCTGGACTGCGCGTAATGCAGTTCCCTGGCCGCCTGGGTGACGCTGAGCGTCCGGGCGACCGTCTCGAACGTCCGAAGATGTCGTAGCTCCACGTCCTGGCTCCCCCTTGCTCGACCCATCGGCTGAGCCGATGTTACCCATAGGGAATTCCCGTCGTCACCAGCGGCAATTCACCTTTCCGGTCCGCTTGAATGGTTTGCGCCGCCCGCACAACTTCCTTTTCCGCGGCGGTAATTCGCGCTGTCCGACGAAGGAGAATCACATGTCGACGCAGGCGGAAACGCGCCGGGCCTCCGTCGCACCGGCACCAACCGACAAGCCCTCGCGGACCCTGCTGGCCGGTCTCTCGCTCGGCTACTTCATGGTCCTGCTGGACATGACGATCGTCTCGGTGGCACTGCCCGCCATCTCCACCAGCCTCCACGTCGGGCTGAGCGGTCTGCAGTGGGTCACCAACGGCTACACCATCACCTTCGCCGCCCTGCTGCTGACGGCCGGCTGGCTGTCGGACCGGCTCGGCGGGCGCCGGGTCTTCCTGTGGGGCCTGGCGGCCTTCGGCGTCCTCTCCGGTGTCAGTGCCGCCGCGAACACCCTCGGCGCGCTGGTCGCCCTGCGCCTGGCGCTCGGTGTGGCGGGGGCGCTGCTGCTGCCCGCCTCGCTTGCGGTGATCACCAACGCCTACGGCAACCCCGCCGACCGCGCCCGTGCCGTCGGCAACTGGGCCGCGATCACCGGGCTCGCCCTGGCCGCCGGGCCGCTGGTCGGCGGCGCGCTCACCGACACCGTCGGCTGGCGCGCGATCTTCCTCATCAACGTGCCGCTGGCGCTGGTCAGTTTCGTGATCACGATGCGCCTGGCCCCGGAGACCGCCATCAAGGAGCGCGGCGGCCTCGACGTCACCGGCCAGGTCGGCGCGGTCGTCGCGCTGGGCGCCCTGTCGTACGCGCTGATCGAGGGCCCGGCCAAGGGCTGGGGAGCCGGGGCGGTGGTCGCCGGCCTCGTGCTGGCCGCCGTGGCCGCCGCGGTGTTCGTCGCCGCCGAGTCGCGGGCCGGGGACGCGGCGATGCTGCCGCTGCGCATGTTCCGCAGCCGCGGCTTCTCCGCCGCGCTCGCCTCCGGTCTGCTCGCCAACTTCGGCCTGTCCGGGCTGCTGTTCGTGCTGTCGCTGTACTTCCAGGAGAGCCGCGGCTACTCCTCCTTCAGCGCCGGTCTGGCCTTCCTGCCGCTGACCCTGCCCACCGCCTTCAACCCGATCTACACCGGGCGGCTGGTCGGCCGCATCGGCCCGCGCCGCCCCGCCACCACCGGGTTCGTCCTGATGGGCGTCGGCGCGCTGCTCCAGGCGCCGTTCACCGGCGACTCCGCCCTGGCCCCGACCGCCACCGTGGCCGGACTGCTCGCCTTCGGCTTCGGCGTCTCCTTCGCCCTGCCCGCGCTGGTGGCGGGCACGGCGAGTTCCGTACCGCCCGAGCTGGCCGGCATCGGGGCCGGCGCGCTCAACTCCGCCCGCCAGGTCGGCGCCTCCCTCGGTGTCGCCGTCCTCGGTGCGGTGCTCAACCTGTCCGCGACCAACGCCGGCGGCACCCGGTGGGCGCTCGTCGTCGGCGGACTGACCCTGCTGGCCGGGGCGCTGATCACCGTGACGGGCCTGCGGGGCCGTACCGCGAGCTGAACCCGCCCCGGCCCCACGCGCGGCGCCCCTGCCCCAGCCACTGGAGGAGCATGGGCGACCGCGTCACCGTACGCCCGTCCCCGGCCGGCCCGCCGGTCCCGCGCGTGGACGGGGGACGACCACCTCGCCTTCGTCACCTGGAAGCCCCGCGCCGCGCGGCTGCCCCGCCCTTTCCCGAACCGGGACACGGCTCATCGCCACCGCACCGGCTGGAATCAGCCAATGCGGAGAGAGGGAAAGGAAAGCCGAACGAACCGTCTTGGCCGGGGCGGGTGTCACCATGGGCGGAACGGCGGAGTTCAGGGGGGCGAGTGGCAGACAAGGGACGTGTGGCCCTGCTCATCGGCGTGGGCGCGAACCCGGGGGCGGAACACCTTCTTCCGCCCCTGGCGGAGACGGTCGCCACGGATCTGGAGGTCCTGGGCACCTCCCTGCGCGGCAGCGGGTACGCGGTGCGGACCCTGCTGAATCCCACCCGCAACGAGATCACGGCGGGCGTCGCCGACTTCTCCGGCGGCGCGCCCCCGGACAGCACGGTGCTCCTCTACTTCACCGGACACGGCGTCCGGATCGGCACCACCGACTACCTGGTCCCGGCCGACGCCCGTGCCCCCGCGAGCGACGACGCGGCCGGGTGGGAGCAGCCGCACGTGCGGGAGTCGCTCCTGGAAGCCGACATCAGCCGCTATCTGGCCAACTGCTCGGCCGGCACCGTGCTGTGGGTGATCGACGCCTGCCGCTGGGGCGTGGGCGAACAGGGCGTGGCCTTCGGCAGCAACGTGGTCGCGGGTCCCCCGCACGGCGGCTTCGCCATGATGACGAGCTGCGGCCCCGGTCAGCCCAGCGGCTTCACGGAGACCGGCAGCTTCTTCACCGCGGCGCTGGCCCGTGCCTTCGACCCGCTGACCGAGGCCACGACGGTGGAGCAGGTGTACCGGGCGACCGAACACGCGACCCGCACGCTCTGCCAACGGGCTCAGCGCCCGCCGCAGAAGGTCGGCGTCTACTACGGCCACGACCTGGCGGAGCGGACCAGGGCCCTGGCGGTCGCCGAGGGCAGGCGGCTGCTCGAACCCTGGCAGGACGTCGTGCGCACGTCCGCCCTCTGGGAGCGGGTCCCGGACGGCGACGCGGAAGCCGTGGCCCATCTCCAGGACTGTCTGTCCCGCCTCGCCGCCCAGGCCGCCCGCCATGTGCACCGCGCCCAGGAGCGGCTGCCGGACCCCTGGGCCGACGACGAGTATCCGGTGCGGCTGCTGTCCGAGCGCCTCCCCCAGCTCCTGCCCAAGGGCGCCGAGCTGTCCGCCCTGGAGGTCACCGCGCTGATCGCGGGCGTCCTGTTGCACGAGACGGCCTGGGCCGACCGGCTGAGCCAGGCCGCCGAACTGCTTCCGCAGCTGGTGTGGCGCCGCCCGGACGCCGACGGTCAGCGGCGGCACTACGAGCAGATCACCGAGCAGTACCCGCAGCTCACCGAGAAACTCACGGACCTCCACACGTGGCTGGCGGACCCCGGGGACGACCGGCACGCCGTCACACTGTGGCTGGTCCACCGCTGGATCGCCGAGCGGTTCGTGACCGACGAGGAGCCCGTACCCGCCGTACTGGCCGACGAGTTCGTGGCCCGGCTGCTGGACGTCACCCCGCCGGCGGCGGGCGAGCGGCTCGGCGGCCGGGCCGGGGCGCTGTCCACGGCGCTGCGCGCGGTCGCCGCGGGGATCACCGCCGGGGCCCCGCCGGACGACGAGCGGCTGCCGCCGGACCGCCACGTCGTGCGCAGGACACCGTGGCGCCTGCGGGTGCGTCCGCTCGCCGCGCTGCTCCGCCTCGCGGGTCTGATCGCCTTCGACACCCGGTGTCTGCCGGAGGTCCTCGCCGAACACCTCGCCGTCTCCGACGCGGTGGTGCCGGGCGAGGTGGTCACCGTGCTCCGGGACGCCTTCTGGGACCTCGACCAGGACGGGAACACCCCGCCCACGCTGCAACTGGACGCGGTGTGCCCGCACCCGGCGGTACACGCCGCGCTCGCCTCGGTCGTCGAGGACGCCGACGACCTCGGCCATCTGCTGCGGGAGTCGGCCCGCCACCTCCCGCGGGAGGAGTCCGCGCTGCTCCGTGCGCTGCCCGCGCGGCTGGCCGACCACCGGCTCCGCCCGGACCGCGCCCGCGGCACGGACGCGTACGACGTGCCGCTCGCGCGGTTCTCCCTGGCGCAGACCGAGATCCGCAGGCTGCTGATGGGTGAGAAGCTGTACGACGGCCAGCCCGCGCTCGCGCTGCGGGAGCTGTACCAGAACGCCATGGACGCCTGCCGTTACCGGGAGATGCGGGTCAGGTACCTGCGCTCGCTCGGCAGGGAACCGGCCACATGGGCGGGCCTGATCCGGATCGAGACCGGCGAGGACGCCCGCGGACGCTACGTCGAGTGCGTGGACAACGGCGTCGGCATGACCGTCGACCAGCTCAGGAACACCTTCACCCGGGCCGGCCGACGCTTCGACCAGTCCCATGCCTTCCGCCGCGAGCAGGCCGCCTGGCTGCGGCACGACAGCTCGCTGCGGCTGTACCCCAACAGCCGGTTCGGCATCGGGGTGTTCAGCTACTTCATGCTCGCCGACGAGATGTCGATCGTGACCCGGCCGGTCGGCACGGACGGCCGCCCCGCCCGGACCGCCTGGCGCGTCGAGATCCCGGTCAGCGGCAGCCTCTTCCGGGTGCGGGAGGACGACGAGCAGGACGGGACGCTGCTGCCCGAGGGCGGCACCCGCGTCCGGCTGTACCTGCGGCGCGCGAGCGCGCTGCCCGACGACTCCGCGGTGGCGGTGCTGCGCTCCCTGGTCCTGCTCAGCGAGTTCCGGCTGGAGGTGCGCGACCAGGACGGCACCGGGGAGACCTGGCAGCCCGGACGCCTCAAGACGGGTGACGGGCCCGGCGAGTTCTCCACCCGGTTCGTCGTCGAGGCCGTGCCCGGCACGCTGTGGTGGGTCTCGGGCAACGGGGCGATCGTGAGCGACGGCATCGCCACGGACCAGCGGCCCTTCGGGTACGTGCTCAATCTGTCGGGCCCGCACGCGGGCGAACTCAGCGTCAACCGCAAGAAGCTGGAGAAGTACGACGTCCTGTGGGCCCGCGAGCAGTTCGCGCGGGGCGCCCGCGCCCTCGCCACGGGGGCCCCGCTGAGCCTGGAGTGGCTGTGGGAGCTGGAATCCCGTGAGCCCTCGATCGCCCGAGTGCTGTGGAAGACGCTGCGCGGGCACGGCGTCCCGGTGTCGGGCGGTCATGGCCGGCGGATGGATCTCGACGAGGTCGGCTGGTTCCGGCTGGACAAGTCCCTCGACGACGAGCGCCTGGGGCACCAGGACAAGAAACTCTCGCAGGCGGTCCGGCCCTGGCGGCTGGCCGCTCTCGGGCCCGGGTTCCGGACCCGAAACCAGGCGGTTCCGCTGTCCCTGGCGGGCCACCCCGTTCCGCAGCCCGGCTGGTCGTACATCGCGGAGAGCGTCGGCGGCGACTGGCGTGACGCGGTGCTGGCCGCCCATGAACAGGACATGACGGTGGCGGAGGTGCTGCGCGTGGCGCGTGGCCTGCGCATCGCGCATCCGCGCCTGGCCGGCCCCGCCGTGCTCACCGACGGCGACCTGGACTGGGAACCGGGCTTCACCGACTGGTGCGTCATGGAGGGGCTCCTGGGCAGCGAGCCCGATGGGCTGGACAGGCTCAAGATCAGCGTCTGGGGGCAGTCCGTGCCCCGCAAGCGACGGGTCGTCGACGAGATGTACTACCGGCACGCCCCGGACGATCTCTCCGGCATCGTCCGTGCCTCCGCCCGCTTCGGCACGCCCCTCGGCGAGCTGGCCGAGACATGCGCCCGGTACGCGCCCTTCGTGGGCCGGCCGCTGGGGGACGTCCCGGACCACCACCGCGACCACGTCTGTTCCGAGGCCGAGCTGAAGCTCCTCTACCTGAAGGAGGACAAGCACCGGGCGCGGCCCGCGATCCACCCCTGGGACGTACGGGTGGTGGCCGCCGCGACCGGCCTCGGCACGGCCGAAGTGACGCGCCGGATGGCCGAGTTCGCCTGGCTGGGCCGCCCCGCGCCCGATCCGGTCCTGGCCGCCCGGTGGGATGCCGTGTCACCGGAGGTGTTCCCGGTCCTGCGCCACTACCTCGGCCACGACGGCGCGGGCCGCCCCGTGCTGCCGTGGGCCGCCACGGTGGACCTGGCCGCGGAGTGCGAGCTCACCGTGTGGGAGGCCGAACGCGTCCTGGCCCGCGAGACGGAGGCCCTCGGAGTCGTCCTCCGCCGGCGCTACACCAGGCGCTCGCCCGGCCGGGACGCGGCACCCTCCCCCGACACGGGCAACCTCGTGCGGTGGCTGCACGACGAGGGCATCCGGCTGGAGGACGGCGTCTCGCTGCGGGACCTGGCGTTCGTCCGCTCCCACGACACGTCGTGGGAGGAACTGTCCTGGTACGCGGACGAGTTGAGGGAGGCCAGGGTGCGGCTGCCCGACGCGGGAAGCCTGCTGCGCGCCTGGGACGACCTCCCGACGCCCAGCAGGTACGCGTTCTCCGGGGAGGACCCCAGCTGGGACGGCGCCGACTATCCCGTACCGGCGACCTCGGCCGTGCTGTTCACCGGAAGCCAGCGGCTCCGGCAGAAGCTGTCGGTGCTGTGGGACACCGCGCACCGGGAGGCCCGGAACCTCGGGCTGAGCGCCGGGCTGGTCGCCCCGCGCCCGCCCGAGGAGCTGGAGGAGTACGCCCCGACCTGGGAGGAGACGGCGGTACTGATCGACACGGGCCCGGACGAGGACCAGGACTACGAGTGGTGGGAGACCCCTCGCTGGACCCCGCTCACCGCGAAAGGGCTCGTGGACTACGCCCGCGGCCGCAATCTCGGCGCGCGGGCGGCGTACCGGGCACTGGCTCCGCTGCGGGCCATCGGCGCGCTCGTGCCGGAGCTGTCCGAGGAGGCGCGGGCCGCTCTGCCGGACGACGTGCCCACCGCCCACGACGCGGTCGCCGTCGACCCGGCGTACCGCGTCTCCCCGCCCGGGACCCCGCTGCTGCCGCTCGACCTGGTCGGCATCGCCGGCCGGCTCGGCGAGTCCGTACGCCACACCTGGCAGCGGCGCATCACCCCCTACCTCGCCCTGGAGGAGGTGCCGCCGTCGATCACCGGCGTCCCCGACGTCGTACCCGGCTGGCAGGACCTGACGATCCTCTCCGCACACCTCGACGGGCGGCTCCCGCAGGCGACCGGCCCGGTCGGGCGGGACCGGATCGAGCGGTGTGCCCGCGCCGTGGACGAGACGCCCGAGTGGGTGCGCGGGCGCCTGGAGGTGTACGCGGACATGTTCGGGCTCCGGTTCGAGTCCGCCGACGTCCCGGGAGAGCGGTCCGGGGAACGGGAGGAGACAGCATGACGCGGGCGCACGATCACGGCGTGCCGTACGCCGACGTGGACGCCGGTGACGTCGACGCCGCCCTGTTCACCCAGGAACCCGCCCCGGACGGAAGCGGAGTGATCGTCTCCGGGAGGTGCCCGCGCTGTCACGGCGCCACCCGGACGCTGTTCCCGTGGGCCCGGCCGGGCACCGGGTCGAAGGGCGGACTGGGACGGCTCCTCGGAAGGGGTACGACGAGCCGGGCGCAGGACGAGCCGGAGCCGCTGCTCGCGGAAGTGCACCTGTGCGAGTGCGGCCACGCCCACCCCCAGTGCCCCCCGGACACGCACTACGTCGGATGCGGCGCGAGCTGGCGGATACGGCGATGAGCACGCGTTCCGACCGCCGCTGGGCCGAACTCGCCCGCGAACTGGAGTTCACCCGGCTTCCGGAACTGCGCCGGCAGGCGGAAGGGTGGCGCACCGGCCTGACGGGCCTGACGGCCCTGTTCGCGGTCCTCGTGCTGCTGAAGGGGCGGGACAACCTCGCCGACCTGTCCGACGCGGCCCGCGTGACCGCCACCGGGCTGCTGTTCACCGCCTTCGTGCTGTTGGTCGCCGGGTCGCTGCTGGCCGTACGGGCGGCGCACGGCACCGTGGAGCGCGAGATCCTCCTGGGCGGGCAGGCGCTGCGCCGCTGGACCGAGCGGGAGGTGGCACGGGTGACCCGGGCACTGGTCCGGGCCCGCCTGTGCTGCGTCCTGGGAGTGGTCCTGGTCGTCGCGGCGCTGTTCGTCGCCTGGGTGACGACGCCCGGGTCCGGCGGGCAGCCGGTGATCGTGAAGACCGGCACCGACGTGCTGTGCGGCGAACTGATCCGCGCCGACCGGAACCACGTGGAGCTCCGCACGGGGACGAACGGCAAGGTCTCGGTCCCCTGGTCGGCCATAGCGAGCCTGGAACCCGGCGAGGTCTGCGGCAAGGAACCGTAGCCCGCGCCCGGGAGGGGCGCGCTCCGGTCCGGGTAACGTCCTCCTCATGCCATTCGATCAGGTCTGTCCGCGCTGTGAGCAGGACTGGGTCCGTCCGTACCGCTTCAAGAGCGATGGCGCGCGGTTCCTGCTGTGCACCGAGTGCGACTCGATGTGGTGGCCCGGCGAGACCGTGGCCATCCGCTGCGCGAGCTTCCTCGACGATGTCGTCGCGGCCCGCCTCGGGGTCGCGGAACCGTGGACCGACCGGGTCTGGGCCGACGTCCTCGAGCCCGTACCCGACCCCGCGCGGTGAGGCGCGCGGGCGGCTCCTGTCGGGTTGCCGCCACCGGTGCCGCTCCGTCCGCAGGCGCCCCGGCAGCTCCTCCCCGTCACGCCTGACGCACCCCTGGAACGGCGAAAAGGCGCTGTTCCAAGGGCTCCGGAGCGCAAGTTAGCGTGAAGCGCGGGCAAACCGGGCCGAACTGACAAGCACCCGGCGGGGCCGCCGCGACGGGAGGCACCGTGACCGACGACCACGACTTCCGGAAGCTGCTCGACCGGCTGTCCGCCGAGGCGGGCGGCGACCAGTGCGACCCGTACACCGCCCTCGCGTGGCCGCCCGCGCTGCCCGGGGACGAGTACTGGTTCTCGCCGGAGCTGCTGTCCGTGCACGGTACGGAGTACGCCGACGAGCTGAGCGACGAGCAGTTGTGCGTCCTCAGCCGCTGGGAGAGCGTCAACTTCTACAGCCTCGGCGTCCACGGCATCCGTGAACTGCTCATCGAGGTGATGCGGCGCCTCCACACCCCCGGATTCGAGGTGCCGTCCGGGCTCTTCCACCGCTTCGTCGGTGAGGAGAACGAGCACATGTGGTTCTTCGCCACCTTCTGCCTGAAGTACGGCGGCCGGATCTACCCGGACAAGAAGCTCCGGCCGCCCTCCGCCGACCAGGACCCCGCGCTGGAGGACTTCCTGGTCTTCGCCCGGATTCTGCTCTTCGCGCAGGTCGTCGACCACTACAACGTACGGCTCGCGGCGGACACCCGCCTGCACCCCACCATCCGGCAGCTCAACCGGAACCACCACCGGGACGAGGGCCGGCACATCGCGTTCGGGGTGCGGCTGGTCCGGCTGCTGTGGGAGCGGCTGGCGGAGTCCGGGCTGGACGAGGAGGGGC
This window harbors:
- a CDS encoding diiron oxygenase gives rise to the protein MTDDHDFRKLLDRLSAEAGGDQCDPYTALAWPPALPGDEYWFSPELLSVHGTEYADELSDEQLCVLSRWESVNFYSLGVHGIRELLIEVMRRLHTPGFEVPSGLFHRFVGEENEHMWFFATFCLKYGGRIYPDKKLRPPSADQDPALEDFLVFARILLFAQVVDHYNVRLAADTRLHPTIRQLNRNHHRDEGRHIAFGVRLVRLLWERLAESGLDEEGRRATGRHLTEYLRETMASFYSPAAYRDAGLADGPGLRKRLLDHPARQAAHARVLHRTTGFLHRIGVPVTV
- a CDS encoding caspase family protein; the protein is MADKGRVALLIGVGANPGAEHLLPPLAETVATDLEVLGTSLRGSGYAVRTLLNPTRNEITAGVADFSGGAPPDSTVLLYFTGHGVRIGTTDYLVPADARAPASDDAAGWEQPHVRESLLEADISRYLANCSAGTVLWVIDACRWGVGEQGVAFGSNVVAGPPHGGFAMMTSCGPGQPSGFTETGSFFTAALARAFDPLTEATTVEQVYRATEHATRTLCQRAQRPPQKVGVYYGHDLAERTRALAVAEGRRLLEPWQDVVRTSALWERVPDGDAEAVAHLQDCLSRLAAQAARHVHRAQERLPDPWADDEYPVRLLSERLPQLLPKGAELSALEVTALIAGVLLHETAWADRLSQAAELLPQLVWRRPDADGQRRHYEQITEQYPQLTEKLTDLHTWLADPGDDRHAVTLWLVHRWIAERFVTDEEPVPAVLADEFVARLLDVTPPAAGERLGGRAGALSTALRAVAAGITAGAPPDDERLPPDRHVVRRTPWRLRVRPLAALLRLAGLIAFDTRCLPEVLAEHLAVSDAVVPGEVVTVLRDAFWDLDQDGNTPPTLQLDAVCPHPAVHAALASVVEDADDLGHLLRESARHLPREESALLRALPARLADHRLRPDRARGTDAYDVPLARFSLAQTEIRRLLMGEKLYDGQPALALRELYQNAMDACRYREMRVRYLRSLGREPATWAGLIRIETGEDARGRYVECVDNGVGMTVDQLRNTFTRAGRRFDQSHAFRREQAAWLRHDSSLRLYPNSRFGIGVFSYFMLADEMSIVTRPVGTDGRPARTAWRVEIPVSGSLFRVREDDEQDGTLLPEGGTRVRLYLRRASALPDDSAVAVLRSLVLLSEFRLEVRDQDGTGETWQPGRLKTGDGPGEFSTRFVVEAVPGTLWWVSGNGAIVSDGIATDQRPFGYVLNLSGPHAGELSVNRKKLEKYDVLWAREQFARGARALATGAPLSLEWLWELESREPSIARVLWKTLRGHGVPVSGGHGRRMDLDEVGWFRLDKSLDDERLGHQDKKLSQAVRPWRLAALGPGFRTRNQAVPLSLAGHPVPQPGWSYIAESVGGDWRDAVLAAHEQDMTVAEVLRVARGLRIAHPRLAGPAVLTDGDLDWEPGFTDWCVMEGLLGSEPDGLDRLKISVWGQSVPRKRRVVDEMYYRHAPDDLSGIVRASARFGTPLGELAETCARYAPFVGRPLGDVPDHHRDHVCSEAELKLLYLKEDKHRARPAIHPWDVRVVAAATGLGTAEVTRRMAEFAWLGRPAPDPVLAARWDAVSPEVFPVLRHYLGHDGAGRPVLPWAATVDLAAECELTVWEAERVLARETEALGVVLRRRYTRRSPGRDAAPSPDTGNLVRWLHDEGIRLEDGVSLRDLAFVRSHDTSWEELSWYADELREARVRLPDAGSLLRAWDDLPTPSRYAFSGEDPSWDGADYPVPATSAVLFTGSQRLRQKLSVLWDTAHREARNLGLSAGLVAPRPPEELEEYAPTWEETAVLIDTGPDEDQDYEWWETPRWTPLTAKGLVDYARGRNLGARAAYRALAPLRAIGALVPELSEEARAALPDDVPTAHDAVAVDPAYRVSPPGTPLLPLDLVGIAGRLGESVRHTWQRRITPYLALEEVPPSITGVPDVVPGWQDLTILSAHLDGRLPQATGPVGRDRIERCARAVDETPEWVRGRLEVYADMFGLRFESADVPGERSGEREETA